In a genomic window of Myotis daubentonii chromosome X, mMyoDau2.1, whole genome shotgun sequence:
- the BGN gene encoding biglycan, which translates to MWPLWLLTSLLALSQALPFEQKGFWDFTLDDGLPMMNDEEASGTDTSGDPDIDSLTPNFSNMCPFGCHCHLRVVQCSDLDLITVPKEISPDTTLLDLQNNEINELRRDDFKGMPHLYALVLVNNKISKIHEKAFSPLRKLQKLYISKNHLVEIPPNLPSSLVELRIHDNRIRKVPKGVFSGLRNMNCIEMGGNPLENSGFEPGAFDGLKLNYLRISEAKLTGIPKDLPETLNELHLDHNQIQAIELEDLLRYSKLYRLGLGHNQIRMIENGSLSFLPTLRELHLDNNKLSKVPAGLPDLKLLQVVYLHSNNITKVGVNDFCPMGFGVKRAYYNGISLFNNPVPYWEVQPATFRCVTDRLAIQFGNYKK; encoded by the exons ATGTGGCCCCTCTGGCTCCTCACgtccctgctggccctgagccaggccctgcccttcGAGCAAAAGGGCTTCTGGGACTTCACCCTGGACGACGGGCTGCCCATGATGAACGATGAGGAGGCTTCGGGTACCGACACCTCGGGCGACCCGGATATAGACTCCCTCACGCCCAACTTCAGCAACATGTGTCCTTTCGGCTGCCACTGCCACCTGCGGGTGGTTCAGTGCTCCGACCTAG ATCTGATCACTGTGCCCAAGGAGATCTCGCCCGACACCACACTGCTGGACCTGCAGAACAACGAAATCAACGAGCTTCGGAGGGACGACTTCAAAGGCATGCCGCACCTCTAT GCTCTCGTCCTGGTGAACAACAAAATCTCTAAGATACACGAGAAGGCCTTCAGTCCCCTGCGGAAGCTGCAGAAGCTCTACATCTCCAAGAACCACCTGGTGGAGATCCCTCCCAACCTGCCCAGCTCCCTGGTGGAGCTCCGCATCCATGACAACCGAATCCGCAAGGTGCCCAAGGGCGTGTTCAGCGGGCTGCGCAACATGAACTGCATTG AGATGGGCGGGAACCCCCTGGAAAACAGCGGCTTTGAACCTGGAGCCTTCGATGGCCTGAAGCTCAACTACCTGCGCATCTCCGAGGCCAAGCTCACCGGCATCCCCAAAG ACCTCCCGGAGACCCTGAATGAACTCCACCTGGACCACAACCAAATCCAGGCTATTGAGCTGGAGGATCTGCTCCGCTACTCCAAGCTGTACAG gctgggcctgggccacaACCAGATCCGCATGATTGAGAACGGAAGCCTGAGCTTTCTGCCCACCCTGAGGGAGCTGCACTTGGACAATAACAAGCTGTCCAAGGTGCCTGCTGGCCTTCCGGATCTCAAGCTACTCCAG GTGGTCTACCTGCACAGCAACAACATCACCAAGGTGGGCGTCAACGACTTCTGCCCCATGGGCTTCGGGGTCAAGCGAGCCTACTACAACGGCATCAGCCTCTTCAACAACCCTGTGCCCTACTGGGAGGTGCAGCCAGCCACCTTCCGCTGTGTCACCGACCGCTTGGCCATCCAGTTTGGCAACTACAAGAAGTAG